Proteins encoded together in one Deinococcus aestuarii window:
- the lspA gene encoding signal peptidase II — translation MPTLLDRTRALPVWVPLLIAALLVAADQALKAWALANLTYGAAPIPFLPGVLDWQLTFNTGAAWSLFSGSAVPLALARLAVGVGLLVYVIVRPQSRFLTVVLSMIAAGAIGNTIDGLRQGKVTDMLHAPPLSAVTRALGAGDFPIFNIADSCVVVGTLLLLIVSLVQGREQKI, via the coding sequence GTGCCGACCCTGCTCGACCGCACGCGCGCCCTGCCCGTCTGGGTGCCGCTGCTGATTGCCGCCCTCCTCGTCGCCGCCGACCAGGCCCTCAAGGCGTGGGCGCTTGCCAACCTGACTTACGGGGCGGCGCCGATTCCCTTCCTGCCGGGGGTGCTGGATTGGCAGCTCACCTTCAACACGGGGGCGGCGTGGAGCCTGTTTTCCGGCTCGGCCGTGCCGTTGGCCCTGGCTCGTCTGGCCGTGGGCGTGGGTCTGCTCGTGTATGTGATCGTGCGTCCACAAAGCCGCTTCCTGACGGTCGTGCTCAGCATGATCGCCGCCGGGGCCATCGGCAACACCATCGACGGGCTGCGGCAGGGCAAGGTCACCGACATGCTGCACGCGCCGCCGCTGAGCGCCGTCACCCGCGCCCTGGGCGCCGGGGACTTCCCGATTTTCAATATTGCGGACTCGTGCGTGGTGGTCGGCACGCTGCTCCTCCTGATCGTCAGCCTCGTGCAAGGCCGGGAGCAGAAGATCTGA
- a CDS encoding S-ribosylhomocysteine lyase, translated as MANVESFDLDHSKVQAPYVRLAGVKRTPRGDSISKYDLRLLQPNRGAIEPAAIHTLEHLLAGYLRDHLDHVVDVSPMGCRTGMYMAVIGEPDEQGVLRAFEAALRDTEAHDRPIPGVSELECGNYRDHDLPGARQHARDALAGGLKVQETVLLQR; from the coding sequence ATGGCGAACGTGGAATCTTTCGACCTCGACCACAGCAAAGTTCAGGCCCCCTACGTCCGGCTGGCCGGGGTGAAGAGAACCCCCCGGGGCGACAGCATCAGCAAGTACGACCTGCGCCTGCTGCAACCCAACCGGGGAGCCATCGAGCCGGCGGCCATCCACACGCTCGAACACCTCCTCGCCGGGTATCTGCGCGACCACCTCGACCATGTGGTGGACGTTTCCCCGATGGGCTGCCGCACAGGCATGTATATGGCCGTCATTGGCGAGCCCGACGAGCAGGGCGTGCTCCGCGCCTTCGAGGCGGCCCTGCGCGACACCGAGGCCCACGACCGCCCCATCCCGGGGGTCAGCGAACTCGAATGCGGCAACTACCGCGATCACGACCTTCCGGGCGCCCGCCAGCACGCCCGCGACGCGCTTGCCGGTGGCCTGAAGGTGCAGGAGACGGTGTTGCTGCAACGGTGA
- the rpmB gene encoding 50S ribosomal protein L28 has product MSRVCEVCGKGPIVVNSVIRRGKARAAGGVGRKVTGVTKRFQKPNLQPLTVTRAGVSVRMRVCTKCRKSLI; this is encoded by the coding sequence ATGTCCAGAGTGTGCGAAGTGTGCGGTAAGGGGCCGATTGTGGTGAACTCGGTCATTCGCCGTGGTAAGGCCCGCGCGGCGGGCGGCGTCGGCCGCAAGGTGACCGGCGTGACCAAGCGGTTTCAAAAGCCCAATCTCCAACCCCTCACCGTCACCCGGGCGGGCGTTTCCGTGCGGATGCGCGTCTGCACGAAGTGCCGCAAGAGCCTGATCTGA